The Papaver somniferum cultivar HN1 chromosome 6, ASM357369v1, whole genome shotgun sequence genome segment GGGGTTTATGAAAAACTTGGTTTCTTCTGCTGCCAAAAAAAATTGGTAGGGCTGGGACTGTGGATAAAGATCTTAAAAAGCTTAAGGATAATCTGGAGATGATCGCGGCTGTAACATCATACGCCGAAAAGAAACAGGTGAAAGACAAATCCGTGCTACTTTGGTTGAGAAGGCTCCAGGACGTTGCATATGACATCGACGACCTTTTGGATGAAATTTCCTACGAAGCCATGCGTCAATCTCAAGAAGTTGGGAATTCGGACAAGGTAAAAATCCTATCTGCTATTAAGTTTAGTTCCAAAATGGCAAAAAGTATCAAAGTCATTAATCAAGAGTTAGATTTAATTGCTAGGCACAGAGTTATGTTTCAGTTGGCgcatagctttgatgatgatggAGATACTGATCAACTAGACCGAATGACACATTCTTTCATGGGTGATTATAAAATTGTTGGAAGAGAAAAAGATACATCTCGCATAGTAGAGATGTTATTGATGACGAACCCTTCATCGCCATCATTATCTGGAAATTCTGGTTCCCCAGAAAATGTTTCAGTCGTGTCAGTAGTGGGTATGGGGGGAGTTGGGAAAACAACCCTTGCTCAATTGGTATACAAAGAACAGTCGATTGAGAGAAGCTTTGAACCAAGAGCTTGGGTCTGTATTTCGGACGATTTCGATATCTTTCTAATTTTAAAA includes the following:
- the LOC113286325 gene encoding putative disease resistance protein RGA3 isoform X1; the protein is MIAAVTSYAEKKQVKDKSVLLWLRRLQDVAYDIDDLLDEISYEAMRQSQEVGNSDKVKILSAIKFSSKMAKSIKVINQELDLIARHRVMFQLAHSFDDDGDTDQLDRMTHSFMGDYKIVGREKDTSRIVEMLLMTNPSSPSLSGNSGSPENVSVVSVVGMGGVGKTTLAQLVYKEQSIERSFEPRAWVCISDDFDIFLILKMILESITGRKCDDFSNVNVLVKKVQNQISGNKYLLVLDDLWNENAEDWEKLRSILSVGAQGSKILVTTRKETVASIVRGTISPYNLTTLGKQECWLIVKDRAFSPGGAVETPTMSAI
- the LOC113286325 gene encoding putative disease resistance protein RGA3 isoform X2, which codes for MTSTTFWMKFPTKPCVNLKKLGIRTRHRVMFQLAHSFDDDGDTDQLDRMTHSFMGDYKIVGREKDTSRIVEMLLMTNPSSPSLSGNSGSPENVSVVSVVGMGGVGKTTLAQLVYKEQSIERSFEPRAWVCISDDFDIFLILKMILESITGRKCDDFSNVNVLVKKVQNQISGNKYLLVLDDLWNENAEDWEKLRSILSVGAQGSKILVTTRKETVASIVRGTISPYNLTTLGKQECWLIVKDRAFSPGGAVETPTMSAI